TGGCAAGGAATCAGATAAGGCGCTGGAGTTGATGCTTGAGGCGACTAAATACGCCCGTTCTTTGGGTATTAAGGTCATCAATAACCGCACCTCGAACGTTGCGCGTAATATCAGCGCAGATGCGAAGAAGGCAAATAATGAGAAGGTCAATGCTGTTATCGAGATTCATTTTGATAGTGCGGTGGCTACAGCGAATGGAACAACAGGTTTTTACGCAGATGGCAGCCCAACAAGTAAGAGTCTAGCCCAAAAAGTCAATGACCGCGTAGATGACTACTTCCGTGACCGCGAAATCAAGCCAGACACATCAACAAGGCACGGCCGCCTCGGTATTCTGCGAGAAACGAAGGCTCCAGCTATGCTTTTAGAAACGTGCTTCATCAGTAACAAGGATGACATGACAGCATATAACACTAAGAAAAGCTTAATCGCTCAAGCTATCGTAAGGGGTGCTTTAGATTACTTCAATATTGCGCTACCGAACACGACGCAAAATAAGCCTAGTCCAGCTCCTGTAAAACCTAAACCAACAGCACCAGGAGCTACCTCTTACACAGGCAAAAAATTAGTTTCCAAAACTGGTGAATTACGCTTTTACAGTAAGGGCTCTTGGGCAGACAGAGATGTAGTTGGTACAGTTAGTAAGGGCTTAGGATTCCCTACTGTATTGGCAAAAGTCAATGTTGCGGGTAGCCCGCAGTATAAGGTTCAAAACAGCAAGGGGAAAACGTTCTACATCACAGCAGCAGATAAATATGTAGAGCTTAAA
The sequence above is drawn from the Listeria weihenstephanensis genome and encodes:
- a CDS encoding N-acetylmuramoyl-L-alanine amidase, coding for MKINELKLAIFAGHGGVDPGASSTYGKESDKALELMLEATKYARSLGIKVINNRTSNVARNISADAKKANNEKVNAVIEIHFDSAVATANGTTGFYADGSPTSKSLAQKVNDRVDDYFRDREIKPDTSTRHGRLGILRETKAPAMLLETCFISNKDDMTAYNTKKSLIAQAIVRGALDYFNIALPNTTQNKPSPAPVKPKPTAPGATSYTGKKLVSKTGELRFYSKGSWADRDVVGTVSKGLGFPTVLAKVNVAGSPQYKVQNSKGKTFYITAADKYVELKNK